The Litoribrevibacter albus genome segment GCTATCGTCAATATGGTTGCGTCCAGTATTCCTGAAATGAAGCCGGAAGATGTAACCGTTGTAGATCAAAAGGGCCGGTTGCTGTCTATTAAGGATGAAGACTCAGATTTGGCCATTGCTTCGAAACAGTTTGATTACACAAGAAAACTGGAAGACACATTATCGCGTCGAATTTACAGTATTCTTGAACCTATTGTTGGTGGTCAAAACTTTAAGGCTGAAGTAGCCGCAGATGTCGACTTTACCACCCGTGAACAAACAGAGGAGCAATACAACCCGGATCTGCCAGCATTGCGTTCTGAACAAGTACTCGATGAGAAGAAAGTGGGTGGAATTGAAGGCGGGATTCCGGGGGCGTTATCCAATCAGCCTCCGGGTGAAGTCAGTGTTCCGGAAATTGCCGGTAATGGTGAGCAAGGACAATCTCAAGTTCCAACGAACACGCGCAAACAAGCAACACGTAACTATGAACTTGATCGTGTTATCAGCTATACCAATCACGAGTTGGGTAAAGTGCGTCGTTTGAGTGTTGCAGTTGCTGTTAATGATCTGTTATTGCCTGATCCGGATACCGGTGATCTGAAACGTACTGCCTGGACTCAGGAAGAGATCGATCGATTGACTATATTAATTAAAGACGCAGTTGGTTATCAGGCTGCTCGTGGCGATAGTGTAACTGTTATTAATAGTCCGTTCCTTCCTGATGAAGATACTGCCTTGGAAGAGCAGCCGTTTTACGCTCAACAATGGTTCTGGGATAGCTTTATCAAACCGGCACTGGCCTTCTTGTTTGTTGTTCTGATTGCATTGCTAGTGATCAGACCAACCCTGAGAAACCTAAGTGGTCGGGATGATGACAGTACGCTTGATGATGAATTAGATGCGGATCTGGCAGCTCTGGAAGCGTCCAGTGAAGATATGGGGGATGATCTGGTGTCCTTAACAGGTGGCGATTCCATACTACCAGGACCATCGGAAGGTTTCGAACGACAACTGAATGCTTTGAAGGCGCTTATTGCTGAAGATCCTCAGCGAGTGGCTCAAGCAGTGAAAGGCTGGATTAACGACGATGAGTAATGATTTACCTGATGTTTCAGGCATGCCAAAAATTGAACGTGCAGCCATCCTGATGATGACTCTGGGTGAGTCGGATGCTGCGGAAATTCTTAAGCACATGGGGCCTAAAGAAGTTCAGGCAATCGGCAGTGCCATGTCAAAGATTCCTACCGTAAAAAGGAATGTTGTCGAAGCTGTAGTGACCAGTTTCATTGAAGATGTAGGCATGCATACCGGTCTCGGTATCGGTTCGGACGACTACATCAAGAGCATGTTGACTCAGGCCCTTGGTGAAGAAAAAGCCAATGGCTTGATCGATCGAATCCTGATGGGTGGTAACACCAAAGGATTGGATACCCTTAAGTGGATGGATGGCCGTTCTGTGCACGATATTATCAAGTACGAACACCCGCAGATTCAGGCCATTGTAATTGCCTATCTGGACCCGGATCAGTCAGCCGAAGTGTTGGGCTTGTTTGATGAGAAACAACGACTCGACATCATTCTACGTGTGTCGGCATTGGAAGCGGTACAGCCAAGCGCGCTTTTGGAGCTGAACTCAATTCTGGAGAAACAGTTCTCTGGTACGGCAGGTGGTCAGACCGCGTCTATGGGTGGTGTGAAGTGTTCTGCCAATATTATGAACATGATGGACAGCTCTATCGAAGCCGATCTTATGGATGCCATTAAAGAAGTGGATGAAGAACTTGGTAATCAGATTGAAGATCTTATGTTCGTCTTTGATAACCTGGTGGATGTGGACGATCGTGGTATTCAGGCTCTTCTTCGTGAAATTCAGTCGGATTCACTGATTGTTGCATTGAAAGGTGCCGACGACAGTGTGAAAGACAAGTTCCTCAAGAACATGTCAAAACGTGCTGGCGAGCTGCTTATGGACGACCTTGAAGCGAAAGGCCCTGTTCGCGTTAGTGAAGTGGAAACGGCGCAGCGTGAAATTCTGGCAACGGCTCGTCAAATGGCGGAAGCAGGTGAGATTGTTCTGGGCGGAGCAGAAGACATGGTGTAGTTGGGTAACTAGCCCGTGTTTTGTGAATATCCTGCGATGTTCAGAGAAAGGCCAGGAATCTTTTCTGCAAAGGAGGGAGAACTGGCCTTTTTTATTGCTGACAGTACTTTCAGTGTTTTGGTGGCAAGCGAGCCAGGCTAAGCGGTTTAGACGGGTGAACATAAAGAAATTACGGCGACATTAAATTGGCAGTCAAACCTGTCACGATCTTTGCATTTAGTAAGGTATTGATTTCAATTGAGTCAATTTTTAGTGGTAGCCCCGCATGTGCGGTGACTTGAGATCACAAAGAAAAGTCAGTATTCCAGATGCTTTTCCTTGTTCGTTGTAAGAAAGGTGCTCTATGACCAACAAAAACAATATCGGCCGTATTCCTGAAACAGGAGCGATGACAGCGTACGAGCGCTGGGAATTGCCGTCTTTGGACGATCGGGATGAAGCGGCCAATGAGATTGAGATAGAGCCGGTTACAGCGGAAGAAGTTGATCAGATTCGACAAGAAGCGTATCAGGACGGCTTTTCACAAGGTCAGGAGAAAGGCTACCAAGAAGGATTCTCCAAAGGTGAGCAAGAGGGGCAGGCCCAAGGACTGGCCAAAGGTACGGAAGACGGTCATAAGCAAGGTTTTGAAAAAGGTCAGAAAGAAGGGTTAGCTACGGGTCAGACAGAGATTCAAGCGGAGGTCAAAAAACTGGCGGACATTATGTCTCAGTTTGATCAGCCATTAGCTGATATTGGCCCGGATGTGCAGGCGTCATTATTGAATGTTATTACCGCTGTTAGCCGTACGGTCATCCATCGTGAATTACAGACCGACTCGTCACAAGTGTCTGACTTATTGAAGCAAGGTTTGAATCAGATGGACTCGATTCGAGATCAACTCGAAGTGACAGTGAATCCTGCTGATCTGATTCAAATTGAAAACGCCGCAGAAGAGGCGGGAGCTGAATGGAAAATTACCGCTGATGACAGCATTCTACCTGGCGGCTTAAAGCTCAAGAGTGGCCCTTCATTAGTCGATCTCACGGCTGAACACCGATTTCAGCAGGCTATTTTAAATTTATTGGGCAGAACCGATTGGGCTATTGATTTAGCAGCGGATCAAGCGGATGACGTTCAGAAGAATTTATCCTCGTTAGCAGACGGGTATGACGTACCTGATCTTGCTTCGGATACGACAAACCAAGACATTGAGCCTGATACTGGATCAGATGAATTGCCTGTATCTGAAGAAATGATTGCTCAAGATGACAATTCAGATCAGGTTAGCTTAGAAGGTGATGCAGATTCCGAGAATCCTACAGAACCAGAAGCCAGTGTTGAATTAGATAACCGTGCTCAGTTGGAAGAAACGACCCCGGAACAAGCACTTTCAGAGCAAGCGCTACCAGAACAAGCGCTATCAGAACAAGCGCTATCAGAAGAAACAACCTTGGCAGGCGAAACTGCTGATGAGGCAGGTCTTTCAGACGCCCAAACGGCTGAGTCTGTGAGTACAGACGCAACTGAGTCCGAGTCTATTGTTTCTGAACCTAATGTTTCCGAACCTAATGTTTCCGAACCAGGTGATTCAGAACAAGACGTTTTAGAAACGGTGATGGATGATGCACAAGAGGCGCTTTCCGAAGAACCACAAAGTTCGGCTGTTTCAGAAGAGCAAATGCCAGTTGATGATTCTGACGATGTAATGCCGGAAGCTGATCAAGAAACGGATGATGTTCCTTCCATGCTTCAAGAGGGGGAGTCGGAAGGCGTTTCTGATCATGCTCAAGTGATCGATCATGAAGGCGAAGATACCGATGTCTTTGAATTCGATGCATCCTCACATGACGAGAATACAACCGTTTACCCTGAAAACCAGAAAGTTTCAGATTTAATGGCTCAAGAAGAAATGTCTTCAATGGCGCAAGAGTCTTTAGCAGACGATGATTCTGCAATCGATCTTCTTGATGCAAACGACCAAGCGAGTTATTCAAACGAATCAGCTGTAACGGATTCATTAGCGGCTGACACTATGTCTAGAGATGGATTGTCTACAGATGGATCGTCTACTGGTATAGAGTCTGCTGAGATAGAGGCCCCTGAGGTTAAATCAATGATGCAACCACAAACACAAAATACTGGGTTTGCGGCGTTTGGTTGGCAAACGTCACAAGCTCAACAAGCACAGGCTCATGCCCAAGCGATGAATCAACAGGCTCAACAGGCTCAGATGCAAGCTCAAGCGGCGACAGCACAGGCCCAGCAAGCTCAAATGCAGGCGCATCATGCACAAGCTCAGGCTCAACAGGCTCAGGCGCAAGCCCAAGCTCAAGCTCAAGCACAGGCCCAAGCGATGAGTCAGCAAATGCAGCAGGGGCATATGAACTATCAGCCTCAATACATGCCTCAACAACCTATGATGGGACAGCCAATGCAACCTGGTATGCCGATGCAGCAAGGTTATCCGCAGCAAGGTGGTTATCCTATGCAGCCTCAAATGGGTCAAATGCAACCTCAACCGATGCAGCCAGGGCAATGGGGAACGTATCAGGGGATGCCTGTTCAGCCAGTGCCATTAGTACCTGCCCAGCAAGGAAATTTCAGTGCCTTTAGTTATTCCACGCCTGGTCAAGGTGGGAACCAGCCGACGCAAGGCTTTGCTGCTTATCCTTATCCAGTGCTGTAGCCGGGAAGAGTGACGTTCAATGACTGATTTACTGACTTTTCTTGAGGATGCACAAGGGCGTGTCGCTGAAACCCAAGTCTTAGGTACTGAGGGACGCCTGATTCGCATGGTAGGAATGACCATCGAAGCTGCCGGATGTACTGCTACCGTTGGGGACCACTGCGTAGTTGTGTCTGGGGGCGGAAAACATGTTGAAGCAGAGGTCGTTGGTTTTGCAGAAGGTCGGTTGTTTTTGATGCCAACCGAATCAACCGTCGGTTTAAAGCCTGGCGACAAGGTGATTCCATTGCCTGGTCAAAGTAAGATTCCTGTCGGTTTTGGCCTATTGGGTCGTGTTTTGAATGGTGTGGGCCAACCTCTGGATGGAAAAGGCGCGCTTGATTCCAGTGATGAAGTACCATTGGTTGGGGATATTATTAACCCGTTAGCCCGTCGTCCCATTCGCGAGCCATTAGATGTTGGCATTCGTGCGATTAATTCATTACTTACCGTTGGAAAAGGCCAGCGGATTGGTTTGTTCGCCGGTTCTGGTGTGGG includes the following:
- the fliF gene encoding flagellar basal-body MS-ring/collar protein FliF — its product is MATVSADATSGGLPAEVGNTDVAQPRSSASMQNQQQAMGNTGLSELESIDAPMAKPMHPLVAGFERLGVMRQAGLIIGLAASIAMAVAMVMWTQEETYKPLINDFGRYDTDEVMEILDQATIKYHVDPNTGMLMVKSEQFAQARLKLAAQGITETQAMGYELLDKEQALGTSQFMETTKYRRSLEGELARTITSMNQVKSARVHLAIPKRSVFVRDSRKPTASVFLELYAGRALSREQSTAIVNMVASSIPEMKPEDVTVVDQKGRLLSIKDEDSDLAIASKQFDYTRKLEDTLSRRIYSILEPIVGGQNFKAEVAADVDFTTREQTEEQYNPDLPALRSEQVLDEKKVGGIEGGIPGALSNQPPGEVSVPEIAGNGEQGQSQVPTNTRKQATRNYELDRVISYTNHELGKVRRLSVAVAVNDLLLPDPDTGDLKRTAWTQEEIDRLTILIKDAVGYQAARGDSVTVINSPFLPDEDTALEEQPFYAQQWFWDSFIKPALAFLFVVLIALLVIRPTLRNLSGRDDDSTLDDELDADLAALEASSEDMGDDLVSLTGGDSILPGPSEGFERQLNALKALIAEDPQRVAQAVKGWINDDE
- a CDS encoding FliH/SctL family protein, which encodes MTNKNNIGRIPETGAMTAYERWELPSLDDRDEAANEIEIEPVTAEEVDQIRQEAYQDGFSQGQEKGYQEGFSKGEQEGQAQGLAKGTEDGHKQGFEKGQKEGLATGQTEIQAEVKKLADIMSQFDQPLADIGPDVQASLLNVITAVSRTVIHRELQTDSSQVSDLLKQGLNQMDSIRDQLEVTVNPADLIQIENAAEEAGAEWKITADDSILPGGLKLKSGPSLVDLTAEHRFQQAILNLLGRTDWAIDLAADQADDVQKNLSSLADGYDVPDLASDTTNQDIEPDTGSDELPVSEEMIAQDDNSDQVSLEGDADSENPTEPEASVELDNRAQLEETTPEQALSEQALPEQALSEQALSEETTLAGETADEAGLSDAQTAESVSTDATESESIVSEPNVSEPNVSEPGDSEQDVLETVMDDAQEALSEEPQSSAVSEEQMPVDDSDDVMPEADQETDDVPSMLQEGESEGVSDHAQVIDHEGEDTDVFEFDASSHDENTTVYPENQKVSDLMAQEEMSSMAQESLADDDSAIDLLDANDQASYSNESAVTDSLAADTMSRDGLSTDGSSTGIESAEIEAPEVKSMMQPQTQNTGFAAFGWQTSQAQQAQAHAQAMNQQAQQAQMQAQAATAQAQQAQMQAHHAQAQAQQAQAQAQAQAQAQAQAMSQQMQQGHMNYQPQYMPQQPMMGQPMQPGMPMQQGYPQQGGYPMQPQMGQMQPQPMQPGQWGTYQGMPVQPVPLVPAQQGNFSAFSYSTPGQGGNQPTQGFAAYPYPVL
- the fliG gene encoding flagellar motor switch protein FliG; translation: MSNDLPDVSGMPKIERAAILMMTLGESDAAEILKHMGPKEVQAIGSAMSKIPTVKRNVVEAVVTSFIEDVGMHTGLGIGSDDYIKSMLTQALGEEKANGLIDRILMGGNTKGLDTLKWMDGRSVHDIIKYEHPQIQAIVIAYLDPDQSAEVLGLFDEKQRLDIILRVSALEAVQPSALLELNSILEKQFSGTAGGQTASMGGVKCSANIMNMMDSSIEADLMDAIKEVDEELGNQIEDLMFVFDNLVDVDDRGIQALLREIQSDSLIVALKGADDSVKDKFLKNMSKRAGELLMDDLEAKGPVRVSEVETAQREILATARQMAEAGEIVLGGAEDMV